In Streptobacillus ratti, the genomic window TATAGCTTTATTAAGAATGATTACAATGCCATTAATTTTAGTGTCTATAATATCTGCTATTATAAATCTCAGTAATACACAAGAAGCATCAAAAATGGGAAGTTTAGTTATAGGTATTCTTTTAACTACAGCAGCAATATCATCTTTTGTAGCAGAAGTTGTAACTTTAGGTTTTGGTTTAGACGCATCTGGCATTTTAAGTTCAGGCGTAGGAGAAAAAGAGTTAAGAGCTATAGAAAGAGTAAATGAAAGAGCTGGTACTGTAGTTCAATCTTTATCAGATAAAGTACTTTCATTTATACCGTCAAATCCATTTGCTGATTTGACAGGGGCAAGACCAACATCAACAATAGCAGTTGTTGTGTTTTCAATGTTTGTTGGTATAGCTATTTTAGGAATGAAAAGAAGAAAACCAGAACAGGCTAATTTATTAATTGATTTTATTAATGCAAGTCATGAGGTAGTTATAAGAATGGTTAAAATGGTATTAAGATTAACACCTTATGGAGTATTTGCATTAATGACTATATTTGCATCTACTAGTAATTATGCTGAAATATCAGTACTTATTAAATTTGTAATAGTATCATATATTGCTTTAATATTAATGTTTATTATTCATTTAATAATAGTAACATTGTTTGGGTTCTCACCTATAATTTACATTAAAAAAGCAATTACAGTATTAATATTTTCATTTACATCAAGAACAAGTGCAGGAGCAATACCTTTAACAACTAAGGCTCAAGAAGATATGGGAATAGATAGAGGTATAGCAAATATGGCAGCTACATTTGGAACATCTATAGGTCAAAATGGTTGTGCTGCAATTTATCCTACTATGCTTGCTTTAATGTTAGCACCAACTTTAGGAATTAATCCATTAGATCCATTTTTCTTAATCAGGGTTATAATAATAGTTACAATAAGTTCTTTAGGTGTTGTTGGAGTTGGAGGAGGAGCTACATTTGCTGCTATTATAGTTCTTTCAACTTTAGGGTTCCCTTTAGAAATAGTTGGATTATTAATAACAGTAGAACCTTTAATAGATATGGGTAGAACTGCATTAAATGTTAATGGTTCTATAGTTTCAGGACTTTTAACTGGTAAAATTTTAAATAAGGTTGATAAAGAAAAATATAATAAAATAGAAGTAGAATAAATGTTATTGAGAATTTCTAAATTTTTAGAGATTCTCTTTTTTTTTATTACTTTTTGGACATTTATAATAAATACACTAACAATTAATATTATTAATGATGTTTATTTATTACATATATTTTATATATTTATTGAATCATGATATAATTACGTTGTCATATTAGATAATAAGTAGAAAGGAACTTTGGAATGTTTAATAAAATAATAAGAAAAAATAGATTATTATACTTTATGGCAATTGTATTAAGTATAATGGCAAGTTTAACATCAACTCTATTTTCTATTCAATTAGGAAATATAATTGACTCTATTAATAAAGATACAGATACATTAATACATAGAATATTAATTATATCTTTATTTATATTTCTTAATATATTATCTTTAATCTTATATTCATGTGTTTT contains:
- a CDS encoding L-cystine transporter, with protein sequence MINIAINVTIFLVVLFILNRFAAKRYSFSIRVFMALGLGLLFGVVLHNLQDMETITKSKEYFEIVSRGYIALLRMITMPLILVSIISAIINLSNTQEASKMGSLVIGILLTTAAISSFVAEVVTLGFGLDASGILSSGVGEKELRAIERVNERAGTVVQSLSDKVLSFIPSNPFADLTGARPTSTIAVVVFSMFVGIAILGMKRRKPEQANLLIDFINASHEVVIRMVKMVLRLTPYGVFALMTIFASTSNYAEISVLIKFVIVSYIALILMFIIHLIIVTLFGFSPIIYIKKAITVLIFSFTSRTSAGAIPLTTKAQEDMGIDRGIANMAATFGTSIGQNGCAAIYPTMLALMLAPTLGINPLDPFFLIRVIIIVTISSLGVVGVGGGATFAAIIVLSTLGFPLEIVGLLITVEPLIDMGRTALNVNGSIVSGLLTGKILNKVDKEKYNKIEVE